From a region of the Sminthopsis crassicaudata isolate SCR6 chromosome 6, ASM4859323v1, whole genome shotgun sequence genome:
- the NIPAL1 gene encoding magnesium transporter NIPA3 isoform X1 has product MSTHSCYLCWDCGRLMNHLCWGVLSKVVVCSVLSLVCSNSYQAWCQITNVSQLKTSYVTQENQNSNGTNLSISTSAENRYRLFLGLVLAISSSVFIGSSFILKKKGLLELAKKGITRAGQGGHSYLKEWLWWAGLLSMGIGEAANFAAYAFAPATLVTPLGALSVLISAVLSAHFLNERLNIHGKIGCMLSILGSTVMVIHAPKEEEVTSLHDMEIKLRDPAFISFAVIVIVTSLVLIVVVAPKRGQTNILIYISICSIIGVFSVSSVKGLGLAIKELLEQKPVYKDPFVFVLLGTIITSVSTQINYLNKALDTFNASLVTPVYYVFFTSMVVMCSAILFKEWYSMTVGDVIGTLSGFFTIVNGIFLLHAFKNTDITWSQLTDTSKKAQLSPYVNEDRHALLENVDCDDDLTLFNRMDNQGR; this is encoded by the exons ATGAGTACACATTCCTGTTACCTCTGCTGGGATTGTGGGAGGCTTATGAATCACTTGTGCTGGGGAGTTCTGAGTAAAGTAGTAGTAT GCTCTGTGCTCTCTCTGGTATGTTCCAATTCCTACCAGGCATGGTGCCAGATTACCAATGTGTCACAGTTAAAGACTTCTTATGTCACCCAAGAAAACCAGAATTCCAATGGAACAAACCTGAGTATTTCTACATCTGCCGAGAACCGATACAGACTTTTCCTTGGCTTAGTCCTGGCCATAAGTTCCAGTGTGTTCATAGGCTCCAGCTTCATACTGAAAAAGAAGGGACTCTTAGAACTGGCTAAAAAGGGAATAACCAGAGCTG GCCAAGGTGGACATTCTTACCTGAAGGAATGGCTGTGGTGGGCAGGATTACTTTCAA TGGGAATAGGAGAGGCTGCAAATTTTGCTGCATATGCTTTTGCACCTGCAACATTGGTTACCCCTTTGGGGGCACTGAGTGTTCTTATAAG TGCAGTATTGTCAgcccattttttaaatgagagactGAACATTCATGGGAAAATAGGCTGCATGTTAAGTATCTTGGGGTCAACTGTGATGGTTATCCATGCCCCGAAAGAAGAGGAAGTCACATCTCTACACGATAtggaaataaaactaagagatcCAG catttatttcctttgctgTGATCGTAATTGTGACCTCTTTGGTGctgattgttgttgttgctccCAAAAGAGGTCAGACCAATATATTAATCTacatttcaatttgttcaataATTGGAgtattttcagtttcttctgtCAAGGGCTTAGGACTTGCCATCAAGGAGCTGTTGGAACAGAAGCCAGTTTACAAAGATCcctttgtctttgttttgttgGGAACAATAATAACCTCGGTCAGTACTCAGATTAACTATCTCAACAAAGCATTGGACACTTTCAATGCATCTCTAGTGACTCCTGTTTATTATGTATTCTTCACATCTATGGTAGTGATGTGTTCTGCCATCTTATTCAAGGAGTGGTACAGTATGACTGTCGGTGATGTCATTGGGACCCTGAGTGGATTCTTCACCATTGTTAATGGCATCTTTCTTCTGCATGCTTTTAAAAACACCGATATTACCTGGAGTCAATTGACAGATACTTCCAAAAAAGCCCAGTTATCTCCATATGTCAATGAAGATAGACACGCTTTATTGGAGAACGTAGACTGTGACGATGATCTCACTTTATTTAATCGGATGGACAATCAGGGTCGTTGA
- the NIPAL1 gene encoding magnesium transporter NIPA3 isoform X2 has protein sequence MGERVLVPPPPGEPCLPGSVLSLVCSNSYQAWCQITNVSQLKTSYVTQENQNSNGTNLSISTSAENRYRLFLGLVLAISSSVFIGSSFILKKKGLLELAKKGITRAGQGGHSYLKEWLWWAGLLSMGIGEAANFAAYAFAPATLVTPLGALSVLISAVLSAHFLNERLNIHGKIGCMLSILGSTVMVIHAPKEEEVTSLHDMEIKLRDPAFISFAVIVIVTSLVLIVVVAPKRGQTNILIYISICSIIGVFSVSSVKGLGLAIKELLEQKPVYKDPFVFVLLGTIITSVSTQINYLNKALDTFNASLVTPVYYVFFTSMVVMCSAILFKEWYSMTVGDVIGTLSGFFTIVNGIFLLHAFKNTDITWSQLTDTSKKAQLSPYVNEDRHALLENVDCDDDLTLFNRMDNQGR, from the exons GCTCTGTGCTCTCTCTGGTATGTTCCAATTCCTACCAGGCATGGTGCCAGATTACCAATGTGTCACAGTTAAAGACTTCTTATGTCACCCAAGAAAACCAGAATTCCAATGGAACAAACCTGAGTATTTCTACATCTGCCGAGAACCGATACAGACTTTTCCTTGGCTTAGTCCTGGCCATAAGTTCCAGTGTGTTCATAGGCTCCAGCTTCATACTGAAAAAGAAGGGACTCTTAGAACTGGCTAAAAAGGGAATAACCAGAGCTG GCCAAGGTGGACATTCTTACCTGAAGGAATGGCTGTGGTGGGCAGGATTACTTTCAA TGGGAATAGGAGAGGCTGCAAATTTTGCTGCATATGCTTTTGCACCTGCAACATTGGTTACCCCTTTGGGGGCACTGAGTGTTCTTATAAG TGCAGTATTGTCAgcccattttttaaatgagagactGAACATTCATGGGAAAATAGGCTGCATGTTAAGTATCTTGGGGTCAACTGTGATGGTTATCCATGCCCCGAAAGAAGAGGAAGTCACATCTCTACACGATAtggaaataaaactaagagatcCAG catttatttcctttgctgTGATCGTAATTGTGACCTCTTTGGTGctgattgttgttgttgctccCAAAAGAGGTCAGACCAATATATTAATCTacatttcaatttgttcaataATTGGAgtattttcagtttcttctgtCAAGGGCTTAGGACTTGCCATCAAGGAGCTGTTGGAACAGAAGCCAGTTTACAAAGATCcctttgtctttgttttgttgGGAACAATAATAACCTCGGTCAGTACTCAGATTAACTATCTCAACAAAGCATTGGACACTTTCAATGCATCTCTAGTGACTCCTGTTTATTATGTATTCTTCACATCTATGGTAGTGATGTGTTCTGCCATCTTATTCAAGGAGTGGTACAGTATGACTGTCGGTGATGTCATTGGGACCCTGAGTGGATTCTTCACCATTGTTAATGGCATCTTTCTTCTGCATGCTTTTAAAAACACCGATATTACCTGGAGTCAATTGACAGATACTTCCAAAAAAGCCCAGTTATCTCCATATGTCAATGAAGATAGACACGCTTTATTGGAGAACGTAGACTGTGACGATGATCTCACTTTATTTAATCGGATGGACAATCAGGGTCGTTGA